The genomic segment TTTTTATTGACCCTCATCAGTGACGCCGCCTTCACCTTCGGCCGGAGTGGGTAATTGGATAAAATCCTCGCGCGTTTTTTCAACAAGGTTCCCGGCCACGTATTGCGCCACCCACACGTAGTAGGGCGATTCTGACCATTTGGCCACGTAATCTTGCGTGTTTTCGTTTTGAGCGCCAATCAGCAGGGTATGATCGCCGGTTACGGTTTTGATGGTTACCGTGGCCTGGGGATTGTTTAACCCAAAGGAGGGCTGCTCCTTTTTGCCAATGGGTTCGGTCATCCGCATCACATTAACCTGATTGAGCACGGTTGTTAGATTATTCTCCAAAAAGGTTTCATCCTCAGCCAACCCTTTCATGGTCCAATTTTCGCCGTTTCTCTCAAATTCAAGCGTTCCGTTTTTATTTTCCAGGGTCAGCCCTACCGTTTCCGAGATGGGCACGCTGTAGTATTGCGTATCAATCCAATTGGAGGCGCCCGGGTCAATCTCGTATGCCTGTACCGCGTCGGTCAGGTAAACTTCAGCCTGGTCGTCGGCGCGGATATGGGTGGCAAGCGCTCCAACGGCATTGCCCACGTATATTTGGTGTTGGTTGCCGTTTTGCAGGGTCACTTCAAGCATACGGTTAAAATTATCCGGCGCAACTTTGAGCCGTTTGTGGCTGGCTTCGGTTTCGGTGACCAACCGATTGGTTTGCACGCCTTCAAATTTTTCCAAAAAAGACACTATCTTTTCCCCGTTGGCCGGATAACTGTCGGCCTCGGCCATGATCCACGCCTCGCCATCTTTAGCCAGGGCAATTCGTTTGCCATCCTCCCCCTGAATGGTCATGCTGATAACATCGGCGGCGGCAAAATTGGGCAATAAAGGCTCGCCGGCCCGCTGCGCCGAAGCTTGCGGCCAAAAGATGAAAACGGCCAGGCCAATTTGAATAACCAAGATAACGGCCAGGATTTGTTGTAGTCTGGTCATGATGTTCTTCTCCATAAATCGTAAGACTTACTTAAATAACCTGAGTTCGGGCTAACTCTTCCAACGAGATCAACTCGACGGGCTGCTCGTTACGCCGGTGGAGACCCCACACCACACCCAGGGCCACCAGGGCCACCAGGGCCACCACGTAGTTGGCAATTTCCCAGAAAGTTTGTTGGCTTTCGGTGAGCGGATTGAGCAGCCGGGCCGAGGTGCCCCGCGACCGGATGGTCAACATGTCCAAATCCTCCACCGACCAATCAACGGTGTTTTGGGCAAACTGCAAACTATTCATAAAACGCCCCCGGCTCAAGTTGTCGGACAGATTCAAGATGATGTCGTTCAAAAACTCGGCGCTGCCAATGACCACCAGGCGAGCATTCTCGGGCGAACTTTCCAGGGTGCCCGTACCCCGCGCGGTTGGTGTATCCTGGGCCGCTGCCCCGGTTTCGGCGGATGTTTCATCCTGGGCGGCGGTTTCGAGCGGCGAGGGTTTGTCTTTGAAATAACTTTCAAACACGCCCTGCACCGATACGGCCAGGGGGTACGACTTTTGCTCGCCTTCGGGCGAAAAGCCCAGGTCGGGCAAGTTCATGTCCGGGTTCACCTGGGGCGTGGTGCGGAGCCACGCATTTTCACTTGATTTAAGCAGCACCGTCACTTCGCGCCCGGCGTTTTTGGCCTCGTCAACGGTAACGG from the Anaerolineae bacterium genome contains:
- a CDS encoding DUF4340 domain-containing protein codes for the protein MTRLQQILAVILVIQIGLAVFIFWPQASAQRAGEPLLPNFAAADVISMTIQGEDGKRIALAKDGEAWIMAEADSYPANGEKIVSFLEKFEGVQTNRLVTETEASHKRLKVAPDNFNRMLEVTLQNGNQHQIYVGNAVGALATHIRADDQAEVYLTDAVQAYEIDPGASNWIDTQYYSVPISETVGLTLENKNGTLEFERNGENWTMKGLAEDETFLENNLTTVLNQVNVMRMTEPIGKKEQPSFGLNNPQATVTIKTVTGDHTLLIGAQNENTQDYVAKWSESPYYVWVAQYVAGNLVEKTREDFIQLPTPAEGEGGVTDEGQ